Below is a window of Humulus lupulus chromosome 2, drHumLupu1.1, whole genome shotgun sequence DNA.
AATAATCTAGTTCCAGCTCGAGTATTTACACTGAcccaagcagaagctgaggctagtCCTTCTGTAGTCATAGGTTCGATTTCTAATGAAGGCTCTATGTATTcaatattgattgattctggtgctactcattcgtttgtgtcaaGTAAAGTGATAGACAAACTTAGTAGACCTTGTGATGTGTATACTATGGGGTTTGAGACTTTGTTATCTATAGGGGAATTAGTaatttctaggaggtggattagatcTTTACCAGTGGAGGTGGATAGTGAAGAATTATCTGTGGATCTAATTGATCTAGaaatggaggactttgacataatATTGGACACgaattggttagccaagtatggggcaaccatagattgcaataagaaaatggtgacttttgaacctgagGGGGAGAACCCATTTGTGTTTGTGTGTTCTATTAATTGAACTCACATTCCAATGATCTCCAcgttgaaggctagagacctattatagAAAGGatgtataggattcctagcgagtgcaATAGATGTCACTAAGGTTGTAACAGTTGGATCAGAGGAAACCAGATTAAtctgtgagttcctggatgtgttccCATAATATTTGCCTAGGTCAGCACCAAGAGATTGAATTTATCATAGAGTTAGCACATGGAACAAAACCAATATCTAAGGTATTGTACCGCATGGTGCAAGtagaattgaaggaattgaaggttcagttacaagagttacttgatttggggtttattagacAAAGTTTCTCACTATGGGGTGAACCAATATTCTTTGCAAAGAACAAAATAGGtcattaaggatgtgtattgactaccaGGAGTTAAATAAGATGACCATAAAAAATAAGGGGTAGTTATCTGGTGCACCCCTTAAAAAGGAGCACACAGATGCACCCCCTCACTAGTTCTTGGCTCGGAAAGTATTTTCAGCGCAATGTTTTTTATGGtaatgtatattgtagttatttatagCATCCTacaaaattttcaagaaattatgaataatttacagtgccgaaaacaatgttcaaataagctactttccacgtgcataaaaaataTTCACATGCACAACAAACTATTTGAACCTTActttttggcattgtaaattatttagaatttcctaCAAAAATTTCacgatgctctaaataactacaatatagaGAGCATAAAAAAATTTCACTGAAAATACTTTCCGAGCCAAAAACTTGAGAGGGGTGCATTGGTGTGCACACACCCGGGATTTTCCAAAAAATAAGTACCCATTACCAAGGATTAATGATTTGCTCGATCAGTTATAAGGCAAGACAATGTTCTCAAAGATTAATCTTTGATCTGGTtgtcaccagctgaggatcaaagaagaaGATATTCCCAAGGTACAAGCATTATCAAAttttggtgatgtcttttggactaactaatgcccAAGCGAcgttcatggatttgatgaacaaggtgttcaaggattatgtGGACAAGTTCataattgtgtttattgatgacatattggtcTATTCTTAGTCAGAAGAGGAACATGATGAACATCTTTGTTTGGAATTATAGAGGTTGAGGGAACATTGGTtgtatgcaaaattcaagaagtgtgagttttgactTCCTCAAGTAACGTTTCTTGGTCACGTTGTGAGTAAGAATGGGATTATGGTTGATCCAACTAAGATTgaagcggtgagagattggccagggccaaagaatgctttagaagtttgaagtttccttggattgacaAGATACTATTGACATTTCGTATAGGGATTCTCGAGGATTGCAACACCTCTGTCTGAGCTGACGCGTAAGAGTTCGAAGTTTGTGTAAATTGTTAGATGTGAAAACAACTTCCAAGAGATGAAACGACGGTTGATCACTGCACCAGTATTCAGTCTTCTTTCAAACAAGGAAAGGTTTGTGGTTTATTATGATGCCTCGAGGCaggggttaggttgtgttctGGTGCAGGCAGGGAAGGTGATTTCCCATGCCTTAAGACAGTTAAAAGAGTATGGACAgcagtatcctactcatgatttggaattggcaacAGTTGTTGGGATTGAGGCAAGAGTTAAACAGTGATAATCGATACTTTAATAGAAGAATAACACAAATAAAAAAACTGGTAGAATTTACCTTTGGGTTGAAGAACCTtgatacataaaatcacaagtctatgattttatgtgactcAAAAAATGTAATAAacgcttgacacaaatgaagatttgttgtccaaaaatctctattcctagcatcCTCTTTgaaattgcttgaagctactacaatgaaatgagattgggattcacaagccttgaatcttcatgcaagtcaaactttgttgatgaagatcttggagaaactagtaatcttgagagctataGAGAGAGCGAGGTTTTAGAGAGAGatagaggtgagtgatcaattcaccaaaaactcaagtgacccctttaaatagtataggaaccctcattagactcaaccaatgagattagaacatttaatttgaattttggagcaaaAAACATGTCACTGTACGGTTCTGTACGTACTGCCCAACGACGCATCGCCTGCATCCAAGTGGCGCGTCGTCTATGCAGTGTTTCATGATACCAGCAACACATTGCTTCCTAGAGGCGACGCAATGCAGGTCCCATTAACTTGGAACTCCAAAAATTGTCTCAAAATATCTCCAAATgcttccaaactttttgggtactcttatatactccaaagaaacactttggacccaaaaagatgatttatataTACCTATACaaaaagtcaactctcacatgttgactttagtaaaattgttatggtttttgcacctctttgtgcctaaccaatttcattATGTATTTAACCTATCGTAAGAGAAGTGGTGTTATCATTTAAGGTGTGGCAACACTACTATATGggaagaagtgtgagatatacactaacataagagtttgaagtatttctttacctatAAATAtgtgaacatgaggcagagatgttggtTAGAATTGGTGAATGATTATGATTGTAAAATACTTTATCATCTATGAAAAGTTAATGTGGTGGCTAATGCCTTAAGTTGGAAAGGTCCGGGCCAGATGTATAGTTCGAGACAGATCTCAGCAAAGTTAGCTGAAGAAATGACCAATGCTGGTATAGAGTTCGTGGATGGTAAATTGGCGAGTATAAGTCATTAGTCTACTCTCCTTGAAAGACTTAAAGAAGCACAAATGAGTGATCCACAGATGGTGAATCATCGAGAGGAAGTCTTtgctagagtggctaaggactttactATTTCTGAGATTGAtatgttgagatataaggatcggatatGCATTCTGATGGATGCTGGTATTAAGAAAGAGaatctagatgagtctcataccacgaAGATGAGTCTCATACTCGTTACATCCAGGcatcacgaagatgtatcaaaatttgaaatctttatattggtggctagggatgaagaaagatgtagttgaATATGTAGCTAAGTGCCTAATGTGTAAGCAAGTGAAAgctgaacaccagaggccagcgagGTTATTACAACATTTGGGAATtcttgaatggaaatgggaggatataaccATGGATGTCGTGGTTGGATTTCCTAGGACTGTGGGGTAGCATGACTCTTTATGGTTAATCTTGGACTGATATACCAAGTCAGCGCACTTTTTTCCTGCGCGAACAAACAacactgtggagcagtatgctaaactgtatgtgaaggagattgttagGAATTTATGGCTTTatactttctaaatcaacaatgaataattgGAATAATGCAATATTtcaaaccctagatgttaatcaggatcaaaattcaaagtatgaatgcaaatcttgataatcaaagaaccaTATTCAATTTATTTTTGCTAATATTGATACTTAAAGATTatatgattaaatgattataacatAGATCTAGAATCATTTAATCATCAAAAGTAACAAAAATGAACACAACTAAAGAAGTAAAACACAATGGAAGAACACAATTACAAAGTTAAGTGTTAGAGTGATACAACCTTGCTTTGAgtacttgaatcttcaaactttggGGAACATCTACGGCTTATACACGAATTAACATCACTATCCAAAATCTCTATTACAAGCCTTCACTTTGTTGCTTGAAGCTTTACCAAGatagaatgagatttgagattgaacaagcctttaaaCTAGTCCTTtggagcaaaaaaaaaaaaatgcaacttTCAGCATTTTGAAAAATGTTGTGAAAAAATGTTGTGAAAAAATGTTGTAGCATTTTCAAAATGCTGCGAAAAAAAGCTGTAGCATTTTTGACCAGTTACAAAATCCTTAGGCTTAAGTTCCCAGTCAACtcctcaaaagtgaccttaaataCATCCAAATGTTTCCAAACTTTTTGAGCATGCTTAGAttcctcattgtatcactttagacccataaaagtcaattatagatgcATACaataaaatctcatatttttacttcaacttaagtgaaaaatcgttaagtgttttgcaccacattgtgtaaacaacttaacctttatatttaaacaatctcaacattcccccacttggttaaatataatcctctctttTTAGCCCATACaatattggtgcataaaatataatatctttcgatttgaactaaGTACTCCTTAGTGATAAGATCGGTAGCACCTAACACACCTCTACTTGACCTTttattttcccacttttctcgcttagcaATCATATgaccatgtgctcatccatttcatgaactttccggggagaaacaccaactcccatgagaggcaacACCACCTCTAAGTTAACATAGGAGaatttcttaaatttttttttatacctttagagatgcttgttgcacacaactaaacttcattaaaagccctaggcttaaccctcattCGGTAGCAACCAAaactaaccatccttggatgtAACTCATGATTATGTTAGTGTTACAACTATTCACTCAATTGATagttcttacccattgaaatcTTGCttttgatgttcacaagtttggagttgggtttccatcattgttgaatatgatattctaggagtttcagtcccatccATTTTGAAGTGGAACTTGCTAACCtcttcacaagaggttttgtaaatggatctgctaagttctcacttgtcttacatatgagattgatatgattccatcttgaatcaattgtctaaCTTACTCATAtgttagacttatatgtctagacttctcattatatatgtttttatgactatcacaatgtatcgagatcATCGATACATTTTCTACGGAATATGGATATCCACCATAATAcctgtggataccaaaaatccaccaaataagaaatctctagtccctgattagaacagagggataaaggccacttcATCATACAATTGGACTCGAGCCTGGAGGGGCAAGTGTTGAGGCTCGAAATTCCACGCCCTCAAAGGATCAAAGGCACGCACTAAGGTCCCATAAGCACTTAATTACGTGATGGAGCCGCGATGCCCTCGGGCTCCCATTATCTCGCACCAACCACGTACTTAGCGAAGCCACGCCTTAGTTGCacctggtggcctcgctggtggtggcctcgctgatggtggcctcgctggtggtggcctcgcggatggtggcctcgctggtggtggcctcgctggtggtggcctcgctggtggcctcgctggtggtggcctcgctggtggtggcctcgcggatggtggcctcgcggatggtggcctcgctggtggtggcctcgctgatggtggcctcgctggtggtggcctcgctggtggtggcctcgctgatggtggcctcgctgatggtggcctcgcggatggtggcctcgctgatggtggcctcgctggtggtggcctcgctgatggtggcctcgctgatggtggcctcgctgcacatgatggcctcgctggtggtggcctcgttggtggtggcctcgctagtaaggcacctcgcgaaatggtgccccagccatgcctcggccgcgcgcatgaggcccagcaccaggtggcctcgcgagatggcatggcccatggcctcgcccatggcctcgcccatggcctcgcccatggcctcgcccatggtcccgtgcccatggccttggaggtgagaatactcacaaggggcaaggtacatgcatgaatatggaatgtgcctacaaacctaaagaagtcagagtacggatatagtacccctaccagacaagtagtgggaatgccaggagtgggtatgcgaggataggagttatggtccatacgtctacggccataggtcagagccgacaccactaccttctgcgccactacgcctgccaccacgcattagacatgggtaccgacaagtagtggagacatcctcctgacacctgcttctgtacgagatgtacgaccacaacctctgaagccactaccttgacacagtacgtatgtaccacttggtcccctggaccactatgtatctaaggccattagagcctactataaaatggaccctaagaccacctgaaaggggggttggaaaattcattgtatgcagaagctattaagcaatatacatttctcactccattgttcatctgtgtttatcctttcataagtttattctcagttcttacatAAACAtcgcctgacttacctttgagttttccgatctaatttcgttgacgagatttcaccgtcaacaataccATTAGTCATTTGGCCTCATCGCCAGTTGCCACTAGAACACAATCAACCTCCATAATTGAGTgtaaaatatatgtttgtttcttttgaacacaAAGAAACCACtcctataacgccctggataaccaagactgttacaatgtgtattttaaaatagtgcaagacttgctaatcaagtcgtttgaacataaatgtgattctaaagtcgACTAATAGGATATGCTTAacagattttgatcataaacggttaattttcattaaaacaaatgtttgatacatgaaatcccaaaaatagggttatgTGGTAAATACAACTCTCAAAAGCTGATACAATAAAAGCCAGTCCAATGACAAAATACAATTTAAAGATCTATTCCTGTAActttccctcgaccgtggcacaGCTGAccactccgcccccagagctctctaactcatggttggtctagtttccctttgcctttacctgaaccacgtagcacccgtgagccaaggcccagcaagaaaaccataaacaacaaacacatatagcagCAGTAGCATTCAATCAACTTCAATCCCATTAATTCAATTATTCAGCTAAGTACAGGCATTAAGCTAAACAGCgataaacatgtattttcaagcatacatcttaattagtaatataaatgttcaggtgtcggcgcccttaggacGAGCACTTTATTTGTCTAGTTGATCCCatctcgcttaggccgagctgcgttcaatactcttatcatcagccccgacacccttaggtcgtactttcatataaCGCATAACAACCATATAACCACAGGATGCATACGTTCAATTATAGGGAAACTCAGTCTTGTTCACAACCTCAtgggtgaaattttcttacctcgaatcccgaacgataaataaagagcggtcctgagcacgatccttagtcctgagccttaacgataatcctagtcacaagcaatgatgtataactatcaaattctattctaattaaatgttttggaaataaatactagcctccgggacctagAATTCTAATAAACTCGGTAGAATAATTCgtctcgagcgcttaggtttgaaacCTCGTGCCTCCACAAGCCTAAAAGCATAAACTCCCTTTATTttccatttatggttgtgacttgcctttaagggccgcggcccagccctccctgctgaaggacacgggccgcgacttgcacaCCCCTTGGGTCACGGCACGCCTGGCGAATCAGAGGCATCCTAGCCTCTTACAACTTGCGGGCCGCGATGCCTGAAGAACATGGCCGTGACCCGAggcccgaaacccagaaattccaccCTTTTTTCAGCGTTTCCCTCGAGTCTAAGCCTTAAAATTCAACCCAAACCTTCAGCCAAACTCTGAATTGAACCTAGAATTCTTATCCCTATAGCTTAAACATCATATCTAATCTATAAACAATTCTTACTCTCCTTAACACCCAAGCTTCAGCCTTAGAAACCATTCtcatgcaagctctaagtttCAACATTATCCCAATAGAATTCAGTATTCAAGGTTAGATTTTTACCTGAATTGATAGCCTAAAATTCTCAGAAATCCTTGTCTGACCTTAGCTTGGATTTCTCTAGCTCAAACTAGCCTAAAACCTTGAGTTTCTTTCTGTTTTTCCTCAGCTTCAAGACACAAGGAGAGGAAAAATGAGAGTACgggagtgagagggagagagagagtaagTTTCTAAATGTTCCAAGAGTGTTCTGATAGTTTCCTAAGACCTAGCTGATCAAATACCTTAGctaaaaagactaaaatacccctcaagTTTCCCAGCCCTCTAATAGCctcaagggtaaaatggtatttctCCCAATTCTTgttaattcctcaagtcatcctataAATTACCAATTAGTCCTGttatgcccaactaattaccaaatatttactcgttactcaataaatcccaagtaTACAttgaacttcccaaaataccccaaaGCTCACCCCGTGCTGGGTATTagaccctgctgtgactattccgctaatccgctcactaggatcgccttgagccatataatacaaatatatccacataataatgtgttctcaaccatttatcatatataatcacatttatgcccttaacgggccaaaattacaaatacgcccttataaacagtaaagggcccacatgcatatctatttctcataaacatgcatataatttatttacataatcatataaatcatgcatgccacatagtcacacattaaTTAACATAACCACATACAaatatccaattatgccatctCGGCACGCTAAGccaggcactaaaccttattagaatttttgggtcgttacaactatcccctcctactgagaatttcgtcctcgaaatttacctgaataagtcgggatattgatcccgcatcactgactcaagctcccaggtcgtttcctcgaccttgctattcctccacaatattttgACTAAAGGAGTCATCTTGTTCCTCATAACCTTATCTTTTCTATCTAGGATTTTCACTAGTCGCTCCTCATACGagaaatctgtctgtaactccagatcctcatatctcaacacaCGAGTCGTGTCTGAGATGTATTTCCAAAGCATAAAGATGTGGAATACGTTctcgatcctctccaagatctcaaaaggtcatataaatctagggcttagcttgccctatttcccaaacctcctcacccctcgtaatggtgaaactcacagaaacacgtggtcccttatctgaaactccatgtccctacgcttagaatcagcgtagcttttttatCTGCTCTGCGAAGTGAGAattcgagctcagatcttctcaatagcttcatttgtcttctgaaccatctcagttcccaaatactttctctcacccatcttatcccaatggatgggcgatctacatctcctttcATACAACATCTCggatggagctactccaatcgttgattgataactattgttgtatgaaaactcaatcaatggaagatacttactccaagacccctcgaagtctagcacacacgctctaagcatgtcttccaatacctgaattgttCTCTCAAACTGCCTATCTGTTTGAGGATGTAAGGCcgtattgaacttcaactgagtccccatagccttctgcaaaccaccccaaaacttggaggtaaaaatagGATCCCAGTCCGATACAATAGATTTAGGAACTCCaaggagacgtacaatctcct
It encodes the following:
- the LOC133814677 gene encoding uncharacterized protein LOC133814677: MGHLQKDCPQLKNEKPKKCNNLVPARVFTLTQAEAEASPSVVIGSISNEGSMYSILIDSGATHSFVSSKVIDKLSRPCDVYTMGFETLLSIGELVISRRWIRSLPVEVDSEELSVDLIDLEMEDFDIILDTNWLAKCENNFQEMKRRLITAPVFSLLSNKERFVVYYDASRQGLGCVLVQAGKVISHALRQLKEYGQQYPTHDLELATVVGIEARVKQ